One Rhodanobacteraceae bacterium genomic window, GCCCGCACGATTCAACGCTTCCCGCTCTTGCGCCCGGCGCGACAGAGCCGCACGGCCCCGTTTCGCGGGCTGCCGCTTCTCACCACTCACTACTCACCACTCACCGCCCCATGAACCGCATCGATACCCGATTCGCCGCCCTGCGCGCCGCCGGCCGCCCGGGCCTGATCACCTTCACCACCGCGGGCGATCCGGATCCCGCGCTTACGGTCGACGTGCTCCACGCGCTGGTCCGTCATGGCGCCGACCTGCTCGAACTCGGCATGCCGTTTTCCGACCCGATGGCCGACGGCCCGGTGATCCAGCAGGCGAACGAGCGCGCGCTGGCAAAGCATGTCGGACTTGTCCACGTGCTCGACGCGGTGCGTTCCTTCAGGACCGACGACCGCAGCACACCGGTGGTGCTGATGGGGTACTTGAATCCGATCGAACGCTACGGCTTCGAGCGTTTTGCACGGGACGCGGCGGCCGCGGGCGCCGACGGCATGTTGCTGGTCGATTGCCCGATCGAGGAATCCGCCGGCTACGACGCGACGCTGGCCGAGCTCGGCCTGCACCAGGTCTACCTGCTGGCGCCGACCACCCCGCCCGAGCGCCGCCAGCGCATCGCGGCGAAGGCGGGGGGCTTCCTGTACTACGTGTCCTTCAAGGGCATCACCGGCGCCGGGCACCTGGAGCACGCCAGCGCGATCGCCGCGCTCGAGGAATTGCGCGGACTGTCGGAGGTGCCGATCGCCGTTGGTTTCGGCATCCGCGACGCCGCCAGCGCCACGGCGCTCGGCGCCCACGCCGAGGCGATCGTCATCGGCAGCGCCCTGGTCGAACGCCTCGCCGACGCCACCGACGCCAGCGCAGTCGACGCCGCAGTGGCATCATTCCTCCCCCCGATCCGCGACGCCCTGGCCGCCCTGCGTTCCGCCTGACGAATGGCTACGGCGCCAGACCCTTTCACCTTTCACTTTTTACTTTTCACTCTCTCATGAGCTGGTTCAGCAAACTGATGCCCTCGCGCATCCGCACCGAAGGCAGCGCGAAGCGCAACGTGCCCGAGGGCCTGTGGGAGAAATGCCCGTCCTGCGCGGCCGTGCTGTATGGCCCGGAGCTGGAGCGCAACATCCGGGTGTGCCCGAAGTGCAATCACCACATGCCGATCGCCGCGCGCAAGCGCCTGGAGTCGCTGTTCGATCCGGGCACGATGAGCGAGATCGACGCCAACCTGGCGCCTTTCGACGCGCTCAAATTCCGCGACCAGAAGCGCTATCGCGATCGCCTGATCACGGCGCAGCGCCAGACCGGCGAGAAGGACGCGCTGATCTCCGCCAAGGGCCTGCTCAAGGGCCGCACACTCATCGCCAGTGCCTTCGAGTTCGCCTTCATGGGCGGCTCGATGGGCTCGGTGGTCGGCGAGCGCTTCGCGCGTGCCGCCGAACGCGCGCTGGACGAGCGCGCCCCCCTGGTGAACTTCTCGGCCACCGGCGGCGCGCGCATGCAGGAAGGCCTGTACTCGCTGATGCAGATGGCCAAGACCTCGGCCGCGCTCGCGCGCATGCGCCGGGCCGGCGTGCCCTTCGTTTCGGTGCTGACCCACCCGACCACCGGCGGCGTGTCCGCCAGCCTTGGCATGCTCGGCGACCTGAACCTCGCCGAGCCCCAGGCGCTGATCGGCTTCGCCGGCCCGCGCGTGATCGAGCAGACCGTGCGCGAAACCCTGCCTGAAGGCTTCCAGCGCAGCGAGTTCCTGCTCGACAAGGGTGCGATCGATGCCATCGTCGACCGCCGCGAGCTGCGCGACAAGCTGGCGGCGATGCTGGCGATCCTGCAGCGGCAGGCTCCCGAAGCCCGGTTGTGAGTTGTGGGTTGTAAGTTGTGGGCTAGAGCGAGCCCGCGCAACCCGCGCCGTCGCTGCCCACAACCCAGAACCCAGAACCCACAACCAGAGCCATGCTCTCCATGACGCCGTGCTCTAGCCTGGCCACCTGGCTGGCCTACCTCGAAGCCCTGCATCCGCAGGCGATCGACCTTGGTCTGGACCGCGTGCGTACGGTGTGGCAACGCCTCGGCAGCCCGCGTCCGGCGCCGGTCTGCATCACCGTTGGCGGCACCAATGGCAAGGGCTCGACGGTCGCGTTCCTGTCGGCGATGCTGGGTTCTGCCGGTCACCTGGTCGGCAGCTACACCTCGCCGCACCTGTTGCGTTACAACGAGCGCGTGCGCATCGGTGGCGAGGATGCCAGCGACGCGCAACTGGTGGCCGCATTCGCCGAGATCGACGCGGCGCGCGGGGATGTCTCGCTCAGCTACTTCGAGTTCGGCACGCTGGCAGCCTTCCTCGTGCTGGCGCGCGCCGGCCTGGACGTTGCTGTGCTGGAGATCGGCCTCGGCGGGCGCCTCGATGCGGTGAACCTGATCGACGCCGACGCGGCGATCCTGACCAGTGTCGACCTCGACCACCAGGAATTCCTGGGGAACACGCGCGAGCAGATCGGCTGGGACAAGGCGCACATCTTCCGCCGCGGGCGGCCGGCGATCCTGGCGGCCCTCGATCCGCCCGAGACGGTGTTCCGGGTCGCGCAGGGCATGGGCGCGGAACTGTGGGTGCTGCCGCCCACGACCGATGCCGGAGAGGCGGACTGGACCTGCCCGCTTCCAGACGCTGCGCCCCTGCGCTTGCCACCGCCGACACTGTCCGCGCCCTGCCAGCGTCGCAATGCGACCGCCGCGATCTGGGCCTGGTGGTGCCTGCGTGATCACCTGAGATTCGATGCTGCCGCAGCGGCGGAAGGCGTCGCGCTCGCCCGCGTGCGTGGCCGGCTCGAGCGTCTGCCGCGGCGGATCGAGACCATCGTCGACGTGGCGCACAATCCGGAGGCCGCGCGCGAGCTCGCGCGCTGGCTGCAGCGGCACCCGCGCGAACCCAATGTCGCCGTGTTCGCCGCGCTTGGGGACAAGGACCTCGCGGGCATCGTGCGGCCCCTGCGGCAGGCGTTTGCGGCCTGGATCGTTTGCGACCTGCGCACGGTTTCACCCAGGGCGGCGGATCCGGCGAACCAGGCTACGGCCCTGCGCGCGCTCGGCGCTGCCGGCAACATCGAAGTCGCGGATGGCGAGGCGATGTCTCAAGCACTCGCGCAGGCCGACGAGCACGCCGGGGCGGCTGGCCGCATCGTGGTCTTCGGCTCCTTCTTCACCGTGGCCGCGGCATTGTCCACCTGCGAGCATCCAGCATCGTAGCCCGTTGTGCCGCGCAGCGGCTCAGCGGGTACTTGCGGCAAGCACCCGGGGAACGCGCTGCGCACGTACCCCGGGCTACGCACGCCGTCCTCCGCGTCTCCGCGTTGAACGGGTCGGCACCGCCTCGAAGCGGGGCTCTCGGGGATCAGCCTATACTCGGCCACTTCGCGTTTCACGATCCCTTCTCCATGGACGACGCCCTCCGCCAACGCCTGGTCGGCGCGGCCGTGATCATTGCCCTCGCGGTGATCTTCGTGCCGATGCTGCTCGACTCGCCGGACGAGTCGGTGCGCACGCAACAGGTCGACCTGACCATCCCGCCGCGCACCGAGCCCGGCGTGGAAACGCGCCGGCTGCCGCTGGATCCGGCGATGACCGCGCCCAGGCCGGAAACTGAAGCGATCGCCGACGGCGCCGGTAACGATGTCGCCGATCCGGTGCCGCCGCCGGTGTCCGGTGGCATCGCGGCGGTCGATACGCCTCCCGTGCAGCCGCCACCGGCGAGCCCGCCGCCGGCGTCGACGCCTCCAGCCAAGCCCACCCCCGCGCCGGCGCCCGTCGAGCGCCGAAACCGGCACCGGTGGCTGCGCCCCCCGTTGCTGCGCCGGTTCCGGCCGCCGGCGGCCGCTTCCTCGCCCAGTTCGGTAGCTACGCCGAGCGAGCCAACGCTGAAGCCCTGGTGCGCGACCTCGCCAAGGCGGGTGTGCCGGCGACCATCGAGACCCTGCCGGGCTCCTCCGGCCGCTCGTTGCACCGGGTGCGGTCCAAGCCTTATGCCACGCGTACCGAAGCGGATGCCGCGCGCCTGTCCGCGCAGCGCCAGATCGCCGGCCTAGCCAGCAGCGTGGTCGAACTGGCCGCGGCCGACGCGACGCAATCGACGCCCACGCGCCCGAATCTCTCCGGCTGGGTGGTCCAGGTCGGCGTGTTCACGAAGAAGGAGGGCGCCGACGAACTCGCCGCCCGCCTGCGAGCAGGCGGCTATGCGGCCTTCGTCGAGCCGGTGAAACTCGGCGGCGGCCAGACCAGCCACCGCGTGCGCGTAGGACCGGAAGCGAAGCGCGAAAACGCGCAGCGCATCCAGGGCGAGCTCAAGACCAGGTTCAAGCTGGTCGATGCGCTGGTCGTGACCCACCCGTGATCTGGGTCGACTGGCTGATCGTCGGCATCATCGCGCTGTCGGCCGCCATCAGCCTGATCCGCGGTTTCGTCGTCGAGGCCCTGTCGATCATCATCTGGGTGCTGGCGCTCTGGGCAGCGTTCCGCTTCACCGCGCCCTTCGCCGCGGTGTTCCTGGGTGGAATCGAGCTGCCATCGGTGCGCCTGGCGGTCGCGGCGTTGATCCTGATCGTGGCGATCCTGGCATTGGGATCGA contains:
- a CDS encoding acetyl-CoA carboxylase carboxyltransferase subunit beta encodes the protein MSWFSKLMPSRIRTEGSAKRNVPEGLWEKCPSCAAVLYGPELERNIRVCPKCNHHMPIAARKRLESLFDPGTMSEIDANLAPFDALKFRDQKRYRDRLITAQRQTGEKDALISAKGLLKGRTLIASAFEFAFMGGSMGSVVGERFARAAERALDERAPLVNFSATGGARMQEGLYSLMQMAKTSAALARMRRAGVPFVSVLTHPTTGGVSASLGMLGDLNLAEPQALIGFAGPRVIEQTVRETLPEGFQRSEFLLDKGAIDAIVDRRELRDKLAAMLAILQRQAPEARL
- a CDS encoding tryptophan synthase subunit alpha, which translates into the protein MNRIDTRFAALRAAGRPGLITFTTAGDPDPALTVDVLHALVRHGADLLELGMPFSDPMADGPVIQQANERALAKHVGLVHVLDAVRSFRTDDRSTPVVLMGYLNPIERYGFERFARDAAAAGADGMLLVDCPIEESAGYDATLAELGLHQVYLLAPTTPPERRQRIAAKAGGFLYYVSFKGITGAGHLEHASAIAALEELRGLSEVPIAVGFGIRDAASATALGAHAEAIVIGSALVERLADATDASAVDAAVASFLPPIRDALAALRSA
- a CDS encoding SPOR domain-containing protein, translating into MAAPPVAAPVPAAGGRFLAQFGSYAERANAEALVRDLAKAGVPATIETLPGSSGRSLHRVRSKPYATRTEADAARLSAQRQIAGLASSVVELAAADATQSTPTRPNLSGWVVQVGVFTKKEGADELAARLRAGGYAAFVEPVKLGGGQTSHRVRVGPEAKRENAQRIQGELKTRFKLVDALVVTHP
- a CDS encoding bifunctional folylpolyglutamate synthase/dihydrofolate synthase translates to MTPCSSLATWLAYLEALHPQAIDLGLDRVRTVWQRLGSPRPAPVCITVGGTNGKGSTVAFLSAMLGSAGHLVGSYTSPHLLRYNERVRIGGEDASDAQLVAAFAEIDAARGDVSLSYFEFGTLAAFLVLARAGLDVAVLEIGLGGRLDAVNLIDADAAILTSVDLDHQEFLGNTREQIGWDKAHIFRRGRPAILAALDPPETVFRVAQGMGAELWVLPPTTDAGEADWTCPLPDAAPLRLPPPTLSAPCQRRNATAAIWAWWCLRDHLRFDAAAAAEGVALARVRGRLERLPRRIETIVDVAHNPEAARELARWLQRHPREPNVAVFAALGDKDLAGIVRPLRQAFAAWIVCDLRTVSPRAADPANQATALRALGAAGNIEVADGEAMSQALAQADEHAGAAGRIVVFGSFFTVAAALSTCEHPAS